A window of Malania oleifera isolate guangnan ecotype guangnan chromosome 5, ASM2987363v1, whole genome shotgun sequence contains these coding sequences:
- the LOC131155608 gene encoding PRA1 family protein D-like: protein MSTTAPASYDTPPPSASASASDFLSRAAATAQSAISARRPWREFLDPFAVAVPFSLVEATARIKRNALHFCVNYTIIVLLILFLSLIYHPISMIVFLVLFVGWLFLYLFRDEPLVVLNRTVDDRVVLVTLGVSTIVALLLTHVWLNVLVSLVIGAVVVLLHATVRVTDDYALDDQESPYGPMLSVADSPRGSYSHF, encoded by the coding sequence ATGTCTACCACAGCGCCCGCCAGCTACGACACCCCACCGCCGTCCGCCTCCGCCTCCGCCTCCGATTTCCTCTCCCGCGCCGCAGCCACCGCCCAGTCCGCCATCTCCGCCCGCCGTCCATGGCGGGAGTTCCTCGACCCCTTCGCTGTCGCCGTCCCCTTCAGCCTAGTCGAAGCCACCGCTCGGATCAAGCGCAACGCCCTCCACTTCTGCGTGAACTACACCATCATCGTGCTTCTGATACTTTTCCTCAGCCTCATCTACCATCCGATCTCCATGATCGTCTTCCTGGTCCTTTTCGTCGGGTGGCTTTTCCTTTACCTCTTCCGCGACGAGCCCCTCGTGGTCCTGAATCGCACGGTGGATGATCGCGTTGTTCTCGTCACGCTCGGTGTGAGTACTATTGTTGCCTTGCTTCTAACACACGTTTGGTTGAATGTTTTGGTTTCGCTGGTAATTGGGGCTGTGGTCGTCCTACTGCACGCCACTGTTAGGGTTACGGATGATTACGCCCTCGATGATCAGGAGTCTCCGTACGGACCAATGCTTTCCGTGGCTGATAGTCCGCGAGGATCGTATAGTCATTTTTGA